A part of Candidatus Saccharibacteria bacterium genomic DNA contains:
- the rpsN gene encoding 30S ribosomal protein S14 encodes MAKKSMIARDKKRQKLIAKFAAKRAELKELGDLDGLQKLPKNSSPTRWKNRDVLSGRPRGYMRRFGLSRINFREKAVKGEIPGITKSSW; translated from the coding sequence ATGGCCAAGAAATCTATGATTGCTCGCGACAAAAAGCGTCAGAAGCTAATTGCCAAGTTTGCCGCGAAACGCGCTGAACTAAAAGAGCTTGGCGACCTTGACGGTTTGCAAAAGCTGCCAAAGAACAGCAGCCCAACCCGCTGGAAAAATCGCGATGTACTAAGCGGCCGCCCACGTGGCTACATGCGCAGGTTTGGCCTGAGCCGCATCAACTTCCGCGAAAAAGCAGTCAAGGGTGAAATCCCCGGTATAACCAAGAGTAGCTGGTAA
- the rpsH gene encoding 30S ribosomal protein S8, with product MSLQSTDPIADLLTRIRNAAMVGKTEVRVPTSKLKQVVAEQLVKNNYLADAKVEDGKPRGTLVVTINKPGENCNITEIARVSKPGRRVYASAAEIPKVKSGRGIVLVSTSKGVMTGGEAVRNKLGGEVLLKVY from the coding sequence ATGAGTTTACAATCTACTGACCCAATCGCTGACCTCCTGACCCGCATTCGCAATGCAGCTATGGTTGGCAAAACTGAAGTACGCGTCCCAACAAGCAAGCTCAAGCAAGTTGTTGCTGAGCAGCTAGTAAAGAACAATTACCTGGCAGATGCCAAGGTAGAAGATGGCAAGCCACGCGGTACATTGGTTGTCACCATCAACAAACCTGGCGAAAACTGTAACATTACCGAAATTGCACGTGTCAGCAAGCCTGGCCGCCGTGTATACGCTAGCGCAGCCGAAATCCCCAAAGTGAAATCTGGCCGCGGTATCGTACTGGTGAGCACCAGCAAAGGTGTTATGACTGGTGGCGAAGCCGTCCGCAACAAGCTGGGCGGAGAAGTGCTATTAAAGGTTTACTAG
- the rplF gene encoding 50S ribosomal protein L6, translating into MSRIGKLPIAIPSGVTITVDSGDVTVEGPKGKLIQFITPAAAVAVEDGQVKVSPKDESQEARAQHGLMRALINNMVIGVTKGYEKRLEVKGVGFRVSSSNNELTMSLGFSHEVKFKAPEGVNVSNDKMVIVVSGIDKQKVGQVAAEIRALKKPEPYKGKGIMYVDEQVLRKAGKAGKK; encoded by the coding sequence CTGAGTCGAATCGGAAAACTACCAATCGCGATTCCGTCCGGTGTGACAATCACGGTTGATTCGGGCGATGTAACTGTCGAAGGCCCCAAGGGCAAACTAATACAGTTTATCACTCCCGCTGCCGCCGTAGCAGTAGAAGACGGCCAAGTAAAAGTAAGTCCCAAGGACGAAAGCCAAGAAGCACGTGCTCAGCACGGGCTTATGCGCGCGCTGATCAACAACATGGTGATTGGTGTTACCAAAGGCTACGAGAAGCGCCTAGAAGTAAAGGGCGTGGGCTTTAGGGTATCGAGCAGCAACAACGAGCTAACTATGAGCCTCGGGTTTAGCCACGAAGTGAAATTTAAGGCACCCGAAGGTGTAAATGTCAGCAATGACAAAATGGTGATTGTTGTTAGTGGTATCGACAAGCAAAAAGTCGGCCAAGTGGCGGCTGAAATCCGCGCACTGAAAAAGCCAGAGCCATACAAGGGCAAAGGTATCATGTACGTCGACGAACAAGTGCTCCGCAAAGCAGGAAAGGCTGGTAAGAAGTAA
- a CDS encoding 50S ribosomal protein L18, which yields MSNSLAKKLLGRSLRKARVRSKVSGSAERPRLSVTLSNTHVSAQIIDDVKQHTLASATTVGTKATGTMTEKSALVGAEIAKKAKKVKVTAVVFDRNGRQYAGRLKALADAARKEGLEF from the coding sequence ATGAGTAATTCACTTGCAAAGAAACTCCTTGGGCGCAGCCTGCGTAAAGCACGTGTGCGCAGCAAGGTTAGCGGCAGCGCTGAGCGACCACGCCTGAGTGTTACCCTCAGTAACACACATGTTTCAGCACAGATTATCGATGACGTGAAACAACACACGCTCGCAAGTGCAACGACCGTCGGTACGAAAGCTACTGGCACTATGACCGAAAAGTCTGCACTTGTAGGCGCAGAAATCGCCAAAAAGGCTAAGAAAGTTAAAGTAACCGCAGTGGTATTTGATCGCAATGGCCGCCAGTACGCTGGCCGACTAAAAGCGCTTGCAGACGCCGCTCGCAAGGAAGGATTGGAGTTCTAG
- the rpsE gene encoding 30S ribosomal protein S5, translated as MAENAPEQTTPRADAPRGRQQGRGGRRDDRRNAAPEAPKEFEEVVINIDRVARVVSGGRRFRFKALVVVGNRKNKVGVGVSKGADVQAAIAKATDVAKKHLVTVPVANETIPHETEVKLSGARVLLKPAAPGTGIIAGGVVRAVVGTTGIRNLVSKSLGSTNKVNIAYATVEALGGLVPREKWLGAEKKTEKAAKPAAKVEKVEAAVTAPAKATAKKPVAKKAPAKKETK; from the coding sequence ATGGCCGAAAACGCCCCAGAACAAACCACACCTCGCGCCGACGCGCCTAGGGGACGTCAGCAAGGTCGAGGTGGTCGTCGCGATGACCGACGCAATGCTGCCCCAGAGGCACCAAAAGAATTTGAAGAAGTAGTGATAAACATCGACCGCGTGGCCCGTGTAGTAAGTGGTGGACGCCGCTTTCGCTTTAAAGCCCTCGTCGTGGTGGGTAATCGCAAAAACAAAGTCGGTGTTGGTGTTTCAAAAGGCGCCGATGTACAGGCAGCAATAGCAAAAGCAACCGATGTTGCAAAAAAGCACTTGGTTACAGTGCCCGTGGCAAATGAGACCATCCCCCACGAAACTGAAGTAAAGCTCAGTGGTGCACGCGTATTGCTAAAGCCTGCTGCCCCCGGTACTGGTATTATTGCCGGTGGCGTGGTACGCGCAGTTGTTGGTACTACTGGCATCCGTAATCTTGTCAGCAAGAGCCTGGGCAGCACGAACAAAGTCAACATCGCGTATGCAACTGTCGAAGCACTTGGCGGGCTTGTACCGCGTGAGAAGTGGCTGGGTGCCGAGAAGAAAACTGAAAAAGCTGCTAAACCTGCCGCCAAAGTCGAGAAAGTTGAAGCAGCAGTAACTGCACCAGCAAAAGCTACTGCCAAAAAGCCTGTTGCTAAAAAAGCGCCTGCGAAAAAGGAGACAAAGTAA
- the rplO gene encoding 50S ribosomal protein L15 has product MKYNELQVGANRTRKRVGRGISAGGGKTAGRGTKGQNARTGKKLHSMFQGGQNGIVSAVPKSRGFKSKRVAAQVVYLDRLNDLKGSVDNFKLYEAGLIATPFHTVKVIARGELSAKLTLKTQGASKSVVEAIVKAGGSFEKVATPVQKSTKEAEASDK; this is encoded by the coding sequence ATGAAGTACAATGAGCTCCAAGTTGGCGCCAACCGTACCCGCAAGCGCGTTGGTCGCGGTATTTCAGCCGGTGGCGGTAAAACTGCTGGGCGTGGTACTAAGGGCCAGAACGCCCGTACTGGTAAGAAACTTCACAGCATGTTCCAGGGCGGCCAAAACGGGATTGTAAGTGCAGTACCAAAGAGTCGTGGCTTTAAAAGTAAGCGTGTTGCCGCACAGGTAGTCTACCTTGACCGTCTGAACGATCTTAAGGGTAGTGTCGACAACTTCAAACTCTACGAAGCTGGCCTCATCGCGACGCCATTCCACACCGTCAAGGTGATTGCACGTGGTGAGTTATCAGCAAAGCTGACCCTGAAAACTCAGGGCGCAAGCAAAAGTGTCGTGGAAGCTATCGTCAAAGCAGGTGGTTCGTTTGAAAAAGTCGCTACGCCAGTGCAAAAGTCTACGAAAGAAGCTGAAGCCAGCGACAAATAG
- the secY gene encoding preprotein translocase subunit SecY, whose translation MNWRTVFRSLKNRDMQKRLGIVLGLIVAFRFLAHIPVPLAEPTQLKDIIDKVVGSSDFGGFLNLMSGGALSQMSIVLVGMSPFITASIITQLLTKAIPKLEELHKDGESGRRKINQWTRIISVPLAIIQSIAFIYILRQGVLSGGTASAVSSSPIEWVVAVAAMTAGSVLLMWLGELITEQGIGNGISLVIFAGIVSQLPNTFSTIITSLFDTTAGQLSVFGWFNLPVNPTSFWVVLGIAALGLAVLYLLVKINEAQRIITVNYAKRVSGNSAYGGVKSILPVKLIAAGVIPVIFAVAFLSLPAFVGQVIKATGNSANLTLADNLIKWFQAPTASSFVNGDWGIAIYPVAYFLLVILFTYFYTGIVFNSNEIAENLQKQGGFIEGVRPGLQTEKYLGQTVNRLILFGSFALGFIAVMPFIVDYVFAQLGINAANISIGGTGLLIVVTVGLETLRQVNSRALMVTYDDYK comes from the coding sequence ATGAATTGGCGTACCGTTTTTCGCTCACTTAAAAACCGCGATATGCAAAAACGACTGGGGATTGTACTCGGACTAATTGTTGCTTTTCGCTTTTTGGCGCATATACCCGTGCCACTGGCTGAGCCGACACAGCTCAAAGATATCATCGATAAGGTAGTGGGTAGTAGTGACTTTGGTGGCTTTTTGAACCTCATGAGCGGTGGGGCGCTCAGCCAGATGTCTATTGTGCTAGTGGGCATGAGCCCATTTATTACCGCCAGTATCATCACCCAGCTACTCACCAAAGCAATTCCCAAGCTAGAAGAACTCCACAAAGATGGTGAATCCGGCCGACGCAAAATTAACCAATGGACACGCATCATCAGCGTGCCGCTCGCGATTATACAGTCGATTGCCTTCATATATATACTGCGTCAAGGTGTGTTAAGCGGCGGAACAGCAAGCGCCGTCAGCTCGAGCCCTATCGAATGGGTAGTCGCAGTGGCAGCCATGACTGCCGGGTCGGTATTACTTATGTGGCTGGGCGAACTGATTACCGAGCAAGGCATTGGAAATGGTATTTCACTGGTCATTTTCGCCGGCATTGTGAGCCAGTTACCGAATACATTTAGTACTATTATCACGTCACTTTTTGATACGACTGCCGGGCAACTAAGCGTGTTCGGCTGGTTCAACCTGCCCGTTAACCCAACAAGTTTCTGGGTAGTCCTGGGGATTGCGGCGCTTGGCCTAGCTGTGCTGTATCTGCTCGTAAAAATCAATGAAGCCCAGCGCATCATTACCGTGAACTACGCCAAGCGCGTGAGCGGCAATAGTGCCTATGGCGGCGTAAAGAGTATTTTGCCAGTCAAGCTGATTGCTGCCGGCGTGATCCCCGTCATATTTGCGGTAGCATTTCTTAGCCTACCGGCATTTGTTGGCCAGGTGATCAAAGCAACGGGTAATAGCGCTAACCTTACACTGGCAGATAACCTTATCAAGTGGTTCCAGGCCCCCACAGCCAGTAGTTTCGTCAATGGTGACTGGGGAATTGCTATTTACCCAGTCGCCTACTTCTTGCTTGTGATTCTGTTTACCTATTTTTATACTGGTATTGTGTTCAATAGCAACGAGATTGCCGAAAACTTGCAAAAACAAGGTGGCTTCATAGAGGGCGTACGGCCAGGACTACAGACCGAGAAGTATTTGGGCCAGACTGTCAATCGGCTGATATTGTTCGGATCATTCGCGCTTGGCTTTATTGCTGTAATGCCGTTTATTGTCGACTACGTGTTCGCTCAGCTGGGTATAAATGCCGCGAACATATCGATAGGTGGCACTGGGCTGCTGATTGTGGTGACGGTCGGCCTCGAGACGCTGCGTCAGGTCAATTCACGCGCACTGATGGTGACATACGACGACTACAAATAG
- the infA gene encoding translation initiation factor IF-1 has translation MASTKEVIKLKGKVVEALPNTQFKVELENGLSIIAHISGKMRKHYIRLVPGDNVEVELTPYDLTKGRIVFRARD, from the coding sequence ATGGCGAGCACTAAGGAAGTTATTAAACTGAAAGGTAAGGTGGTGGAAGCACTGCCTAATACTCAGTTTAAGGTGGAATTAGAGAATGGCCTAAGTATCATCGCTCATATCAGCGGCAAGATGCGCAAGCATTACATCCGTCTGGTGCCAGGCGATAACGTGGAAGTCGAGTTGACCCCTTACGATCTCACGAAGGGCAGAATCGTTTTCCGCGCAAGAGATTAA
- the rpmJ gene encoding 50S ribosomal protein L36 — protein sequence MKVRASVKKISPDDQLVRRKGRLRVINKKKPKNKQRQG from the coding sequence ATGAAAGTTCGTGCGAGTGTCAAAAAGATCAGCCCAGATGACCAGCTGGTCCGCCGTAAAGGGCGTCTCCGTGTCATCAACAAGAAAAAACCTAAGAACAAGCAAAGGCAGGGTTAA
- the rpsM gene encoding 30S ribosomal protein S13, which produces MARISGVVIPAEKQVRVALTYIYGIGPKHSSTILAAAKVEPTTRVKDLTEAEEQRIRDVIDKDFVTEGDLQRLVQNNIKRLKDIGAYRGLRHKSGLPTRGQRTRTNARTRKGKAVAVGGAQPKAASKT; this is translated from the coding sequence ATGGCTCGAATTTCTGGGGTAGTCATACCCGCAGAGAAGCAGGTGCGGGTGGCGCTGACGTATATTTACGGCATCGGCCCCAAGCACTCTTCGACCATCCTTGCGGCGGCAAAAGTTGAGCCGACCACTCGGGTGAAAGATCTCACCGAGGCTGAAGAACAACGCATTCGCGACGTTATCGACAAAGATTTCGTCACCGAAGGCGATCTCCAACGCCTGGTGCAAAACAATATCAAACGCCTCAAGGACATTGGTGCCTATCGTGGCCTACGGCATAAATCTGGGCTTCCAACGCGCGGCCAGCGAACTCGTACGAATGCACGAACTCGCAAGGGTAAAGCAGTCGCAGTCGGTGGAGCACAGCCTAAAGCAGCAAGTAAGACCTAG
- the rpsK gene encoding 30S ribosomal protein S11, with product MAEAITGKPASNKKKQRRSVPTGQLHIQATFNNTIVTFADGKGNALATSSAGACGFRGSKKGTAYAAQVAAEKAAEATKSGYGIGAVDVFVKGVGLGRDAAIRALGNFDITVNSIKDVTGVPHGGVRPRKARRA from the coding sequence ATGGCAGAAGCAATAACTGGCAAACCAGCCAGTAATAAGAAGAAACAGCGCCGATCAGTCCCGACTGGTCAGCTACACATCCAAGCAACATTTAACAATACTATCGTGACTTTCGCTGATGGCAAAGGCAACGCGCTTGCAACTAGTAGTGCCGGTGCCTGCGGTTTCCGCGGCAGCAAAAAAGGTACTGCCTATGCAGCACAAGTCGCTGCCGAGAAAGCAGCCGAAGCTACGAAGAGCGGCTATGGTATTGGTGCAGTTGATGTATTTGTGAAGGGTGTCGGACTTGGACGAGATGCAGCTATTCGTGCACTCGGCAACTTCGACATTACTGTCAATAGCATTAAAGACGTGACAGGCGTACCGCATGGTGGTGTCCGCCCACGTAAGGCAAGGAGGGCATAA
- the rpsD gene encoding 30S ribosomal protein S4 gives MARDTSPIVKQSRREGVALHPKAHKIMARKSGIPGQHAGGRQGKASMYATQLREKQKVRRMYGLLEKQFAKLMDEASRKQGLAGQNLLQFLELRLDNAVYRAGFATSRRGARQLVSHGHFTLNGRRVDIPSIRVKAGDVIAVRPKSVKSGYFTQINDVYANTSQVPLSWIKGDVKKLVIEITGLPKREEAEADINDQLIVEYYSR, from the coding sequence ATGGCACGTGATACGAGTCCTATTGTCAAACAGAGCCGCCGCGAAGGCGTCGCTCTCCACCCTAAAGCACACAAAATCATGGCCCGCAAGAGTGGCATTCCCGGCCAGCATGCCGGTGGCCGCCAGGGGAAAGCAAGCATGTATGCTACTCAGCTACGTGAAAAGCAAAAAGTACGCCGTATGTATGGACTGCTTGAAAAGCAATTTGCCAAACTAATGGATGAGGCATCGCGCAAGCAAGGTCTTGCGGGCCAGAACCTTCTACAGTTTCTCGAGCTTCGCCTCGATAATGCCGTATACCGTGCAGGCTTTGCTACCAGTCGACGTGGCGCAAGGCAGCTTGTGAGCCACGGGCACTTCACACTCAATGGTCGGCGTGTTGACATTCCGTCAATCCGCGTAAAGGCCGGTGATGTGATCGCCGTTCGTCCAAAAAGCGTAAAATCTGGTTATTTCACCCAGATCAACGACGTATATGCCAATACCAGCCAAGTACCACTAAGCTGGATCAAGGGTGACGTCAAAAAACTTGTTATCGAAATAACCGGTTTGCCAAAGCGCGAAGAAGCTGAAGCAGACATTAATGATCAGCTAATTGTTGAGTACTACTCACGCTAA
- a CDS encoding DNA-directed RNA polymerase subunit alpha — MSKVIHNPALAKVVDNSTNSTTFVIEPLHAGYGNTLGNSLRRVLLSSIRGGSVVAFRIEGATHEFTTVPGVKEDVVDIMLNLKGVNVVVHGDEPVELRLEKKGAGEITAADIKTTADVEVINPEQVICTVDDPKKSLVIDLVVEAGRGYQDIETSSKNRLHSDMIALDAMFSPVSRVRFKVDPTRVGQETNLDRLELTVETDGSVSPRDAFEEANAILVNQYTALAGTTTVESAPALGTENEEDISELNTPIEELNLSARTANALINNDIRTVHDLVTLSEQDLRELKGFGSKALDEVKDKLAELEL, encoded by the coding sequence ATGTCTAAAGTAATACACAATCCGGCACTTGCAAAGGTTGTCGATAACAGTACCAATTCTACGACGTTCGTTATCGAACCACTCCACGCCGGCTATGGCAACACACTTGGCAATAGCCTGAGGCGAGTACTGCTTAGTAGTATTCGTGGTGGATCAGTTGTCGCCTTCCGTATCGAAGGAGCAACTCATGAATTCACAACTGTCCCAGGGGTTAAAGAGGATGTTGTTGACATCATGCTCAACCTGAAGGGTGTCAATGTTGTTGTTCATGGTGACGAACCAGTAGAACTACGCCTAGAGAAAAAAGGTGCCGGCGAGATTACGGCTGCCGATATTAAAACCACTGCCGACGTGGAGGTTATTAACCCAGAGCAAGTTATTTGCACTGTCGATGACCCGAAGAAATCGCTCGTTATCGATCTTGTGGTCGAAGCAGGCCGCGGCTACCAGGATATCGAGACTTCGAGCAAAAACCGTCTTCATAGCGATATGATTGCGCTTGATGCAATGTTTAGCCCAGTTTCTCGCGTAAGGTTCAAGGTTGATCCAACTCGTGTTGGCCAAGAGACAAACCTCGACCGACTCGAACTGACCGTTGAAACAGACGGCTCTGTTTCCCCACGCGATGCCTTTGAAGAAGCAAATGCTATTTTGGTTAACCAGTATACTGCTCTTGCCGGCACAACAACTGTTGAGTCCGCACCTGCCCTTGGTACCGAAAATGAAGAAGACATAAGCGAACTCAACACACCAATTGAAGAGCTGAATCTCAGCGCTCGTACTGCAAACGCGCTCATTAACAATGATATCCGCACGGTCCATGACCTTGTAACTCTTAGCGAGCAAGACCTCCGCGAACTAAAAGGCTTTGGAAGCAAGGCTCTCGACGAAGTGAAGGACAAGCTAGCGGAGTTGGAGCTATAG
- the rplQ gene encoding 50S ribosomal protein L17 has product MHRHGYKGRKFGRERDQRRALVKGLATSFVMEERIETTLPKAKELVRYIEKLITKAKRGDLAGRRQVIAGLDTQVAAFKLVDAIAPQLAGRTSGHVRVARTRLRVGDGAQMASVEFVDDLKPAVKVEKPAAKKPATKKEAK; this is encoded by the coding sequence ATGCATCGACACGGATATAAAGGACGCAAGTTTGGTCGCGAACGCGATCAGCGACGAGCACTAGTAAAGGGCTTGGCGACTAGTTTTGTCATGGAAGAGCGCATTGAAACGACGCTTCCAAAAGCCAAAGAGCTCGTTCGTTATATTGAAAAACTCATCACCAAAGCGAAGCGTGGCGACCTCGCTGGCAGGCGCCAAGTGATTGCTGGCCTCGACACACAAGTTGCCGCTTTCAAACTGGTTGATGCAATTGCACCACAGCTTGCCGGCCGTACGAGTGGACATGTGCGTGTTGCTCGCACGCGGCTACGTGTTGGCGACGGCGCTCAGATGGCGAGTGTGGAATTTGTCGACGATTTAAAACCAGCCGTAAAGGTTGAAAAACCTGCCGCCAAAAAACCGGCAACAAAAAAGGAGGCTAAGTAA
- the rplM gene encoding 50S ribosomal protein L13 gives MAVSKTYVHKPADVTRRWILIDAKDAPLGRVATQIAKYLIGKYKPTYTPHVDAGDYVVVINAAEVPVTGAKETDKIYYRHSGFPGGIKDAQLKDVRERFPERIIEKAVRGMLPKNKLSPERMARLKVFAGSDHAHTAQKPEKVEIK, from the coding sequence ATGGCGGTCTCTAAAACTTACGTACATAAACCAGCTGATGTTACGCGGCGCTGGATTTTGATTGACGCCAAAGATGCGCCACTTGGCCGCGTTGCCACCCAAATCGCAAAGTACTTGATTGGTAAATACAAGCCAACCTACACACCACATGTTGATGCGGGTGACTATGTAGTAGTGATCAATGCTGCTGAGGTGCCTGTCACAGGCGCTAAAGAAACCGACAAGATCTACTACCGCCACTCAGGCTTTCCAGGCGGCATTAAAGATGCGCAACTTAAGGATGTTCGCGAACGATTCCCAGAACGAATTATCGAAAAAGCTGTACGTGGCATGTTGCCAAAGAACAAGCTTTCTCCGGAGCGCATGGCCCGCCTGAAGGTGTTTGCTGGTAGTGATCATGCTCACACTGCACAAAAACCAGAGAAAGTTGAGATAAAGTAA
- the rpsI gene encoding 30S ribosomal protein S9 yields MATTKNYDYGLGRRKSATARARLVKGKGAVTINDKPAADYLGQNKTLLAEITDPLAIVGKQQEFDVTVRVSGGGLSGQVDAIKMAIAKAITVGHSDLRSTLKKAEFLRRDPREKERKKYGLRSARKREQYSKR; encoded by the coding sequence ATGGCGACAACCAAAAATTACGACTACGGCCTCGGACGGCGCAAGAGCGCCACAGCACGCGCACGTTTGGTAAAAGGCAAGGGCGCCGTCACGATTAATGACAAGCCCGCCGCCGACTACCTAGGGCAAAACAAAACTCTTCTTGCTGAGATCACCGACCCGCTGGCAATAGTTGGCAAACAGCAAGAATTTGATGTGACTGTACGTGTAAGCGGTGGTGGCCTGTCAGGTCAAGTCGACGCTATTAAAATGGCAATCGCCAAAGCTATCACGGTTGGTCATAGTGACCTCCGTAGCACGCTCAAAAAGGCCGAGTTCCTGCGCCGCGATCCACGCGAAAAAGAACGCAAGAAGTACGGCCTACGCAGCGCCCGAAAGCGCGAGCAATACTCAAAGCGCTAA
- a CDS encoding RelA/SpoT domain-containing protein produces the protein MAFPPVPDYSKTTANRAGRALASGKLTGKDYRDAAEIVNAWRICHAYPLNTFNATLRKKTTKYRGAIVAQRLKRLPTIIDKLQRQPNMDLTRMQDIGGVRAIVNNLNELAELRHDYEEKGRFSHELFDVDDYIGSPKQDGYRGVHLIYKYNNSLARNSKGNPSQYKGLFIEVQLRTLLQHEWATAVEAVSVMLGQHLKTQRGNRSWLEFFEYMSSIFAIIEKSPVLNKHKNLTTQQITDQAAQAISDLHVIDALGGWKRAAQLIDTHHVDKHYNLIVLNTKDKTVRVRPYTRNNLVAASKEYSRLEEEALINPDLDIVLVAAGGIKELKKAYPNYFLDIENFIEKVKDVVKVSRREV, from the coding sequence ATGGCATTCCCACCAGTCCCCGACTACTCAAAAACCACCGCGAACAGAGCAGGTCGCGCCTTAGCAAGCGGAAAGCTTACCGGCAAAGACTATAGAGACGCTGCCGAGATAGTCAATGCGTGGAGGATATGTCACGCATATCCGCTTAATACGTTCAACGCAACACTTCGCAAGAAGACGACGAAATATAGAGGTGCAATCGTAGCGCAACGACTCAAACGACTCCCTACAATCATTGATAAGCTTCAGCGGCAACCCAACATGGACTTAACTCGCATGCAGGACATCGGCGGCGTGCGAGCAATTGTTAATAATCTGAACGAGCTCGCAGAGTTACGACATGATTATGAAGAAAAGGGCCGCTTTTCTCATGAGCTATTTGACGTAGACGACTATATCGGGAGCCCAAAACAGGATGGCTACCGAGGAGTCCACCTGATATACAAATACAATAACTCTCTGGCGCGCAATAGTAAGGGCAACCCATCACAGTACAAGGGGCTTTTTATTGAGGTACAACTTCGGACTTTATTGCAGCATGAGTGGGCGACTGCGGTCGAGGCAGTGAGCGTAATGCTCGGCCAGCACCTCAAGACGCAACGCGGAAATCGCTCGTGGCTGGAGTTTTTTGAATATATGTCCTCTATCTTTGCGATTATTGAGAAGTCGCCAGTTCTTAATAAGCACAAAAACCTTACTACTCAACAGATTACAGACCAAGCGGCACAAGCAATCAGCGACCTCCACGTGATTGATGCGCTGGGTGGGTGGAAGCGTGCAGCACAGTTGATCGACACACACCATGTTGACAAACACTACAACCTCATTGTACTTAACACGAAGGATAAAACTGTCCGGGTGAGACCGTATACCCGCAATAACCTGGTGGCTGCGTCCAAAGAGTACTCGCGCCTTGAGGAAGAAGCGCTGATTAACCCCGACCTCGACATTGTGCTCGTGGCAGCGGGTGGTATAAAAGAGCTAAAAAAAGCGTATCCAAACTATTTTCTCGATATTGAAAACTTTATCGAAAAAGTCAAAGACGTTGTCAAAGTTTCAAGGCGTGAGGTATAA
- a CDS encoding succinylglutamate desuccinylase/aspartoacylase family protein — protein MKILILAATHGNELLGPKLIEYMLRKHPSLFEYIEFIVANPRALAKRIRYTESDLNRSYGLGTDTYEQRRANDIEAHIKATQPDIVLDMHTTACVQPPIMIVGNITNATVRAYLRNCHISTVLQVKPLHDIATITPSIVAYEIMNRDVTTNVLEQICEDLNKFLNNKVEKKVINLYRMSDKIYKRDITAAQAKTFKNFEMNELGFIPIMTGNNSYKKQTDYLGFKSAEPIDLVL, from the coding sequence ATGAAAATACTCATATTGGCCGCTACACATGGCAATGAACTCTTAGGACCCAAGCTTATTGAATACATGTTACGTAAACACCCGAGTCTCTTTGAGTATATTGAGTTTATCGTTGCAAACCCTCGCGCGCTTGCAAAACGTATTAGGTATACCGAATCAGACTTGAACCGTAGTTATGGGCTAGGAACTGATACTTATGAGCAGCGACGTGCAAATGACATCGAGGCGCATATCAAAGCCACGCAACCAGATATTGTTCTTGATATGCACACAACCGCCTGCGTACAGCCGCCGATTATGATCGTAGGTAACATAACCAATGCTACTGTTCGAGCATACTTAAGAAACTGTCACATCTCTACCGTATTACAAGTAAAGCCGCTACACGATATCGCGACTATTACACCAAGCATTGTTGCGTACGAGATTATGAACCGTGATGTAACGACCAATGTTTTAGAGCAAATTTGCGAAGATTTAAATAAATTTTTGAATAACAAAGTCGAAAAAAAAGTCATTAATCTTTACCGTATGTCCGATAAAATTTATAAACGAGACATTACTGCAGCGCAGGCAAAAACATTTAAAAATTTCGAGATGAATGAATTGGGATTTATCCCAATTATGACAGGGAATAATTCATACAAAAAACAAACCGATTACCTAGGATTTAAATCAGCCGAACCGATCGATCTGGTTCTCTAA